In a single window of the Pongo abelii isolate AG06213 chromosome 1, NHGRI_mPonAbe1-v2.0_pri, whole genome shotgun sequence genome:
- the RERE gene encoding arginine-glutamic acid dipeptide repeats protein isoform X12 yields the protein MPGVNDCDLLMYLRAARSMAAFAGMCDGGSTEDGCVAASRDDTTLNALNTLHESGYDAGKALQRLVKKPVPKLIEKCWTEDEVKRFVKGLRQYGKNFFRIRKELLPNKETGELITFYYYWKKTPEAASSRAHRRHRRQAVFRRIKTRTASTPVNTPSRPPSSEFLDLSSASEDDFDSEDSEQELKGYACRHCFTTTSKDWHHGGRENILLCTDCRIHFKKYGELPPIEKPVDPPPFMFKPVKEEDDGLSGKHSMRTRRSRGSMSTLRSGRKKQPASPDGRTSPINEDIRSSGRNSPSAASTSSNDSKAETVKKSAKKVKEEASSPLKSNKRQREKVASDTEEADRTSSKKTKTQEISRPNSPSEGEGESSDSRSVNDEGSSDPKDIDQDNRSTSPSIPSPQDNESDSDSSAQQQMLQAQPPALQAPTGVTPAPSSAPPGTPQLPTPGPTPSATAVPPQGSPTASQAPNQPQAPTAPVPHTHIQQAPALHPQRPPSPHPPPHPSPHPPLQPLTGSTGQPSAPSHAQPPLHSQGPPGPHSLQTGPLLQHPGPPQPFGLPPQASQGQAPLGTSPAAAHPHTSLQLPASQSALQSQQPPREQPLPPAPLAMPHIKPPPTTPIPQLPAPQAHKHPPHLSGPSPFSMNANLPPPPALKPLSSLSTHHPPSAHPPPLQLMPQSQPLPSSPAQPPGLTQSQNLPPPPASHPPTGLHQVAPQPPFAQHPFVPGGPPPITPPTCPSTSTPPAGPGTSAQPPCSGAVASGGSIAGGSSCPVPTVQIKEEALDDAEEPESPPPPPRSPSPEPTVVDTPSHASQSARFYKHLDRGYNSCARTDLYFMPLAGSKLAKKREEAIEKAKREAEQKAREEREREKEKEKEREREREREREAERAAKASSSAHEGRLSDPQLSGPGHMRPSFEPPPTTIAAVPPYIGPDTPALRTLSEYARPHVMSPTNRNHPFYMPLNPTDPLLAYHMPGLYNVDPTIRERELREREIREREIRERELRERMKPGFEVKPPELDPLHPAANPMEHFARHSALTIPPTAGPHPFASFHPGLNPLERERLALAGPQLRPEMSYPDRLAAERIHAERMASLTSDPLARLQMFNVTPHHHQHSHIHSHLHLHQQDPLHQDLRRAQHPLPSRFCCITVSPRPRSSPELQGLRQLQHTGSAGPVHPLVDPLTAGPHLARFPYPPGTLPNPLLGQPPHEHEMLRHPVFGTPYPRDLPGAIPPPMSAAHQLQAMHAQSAELQRLAMEQQWLHGHPHMHGGHLPSQEDYYSRLKKEGDKQL from the exons GGGGAGCTGATCACCTTCTATTACTATTGGAAGAAGACCCCCGAAGCAGCCAGCTCCCGAGCCCATCGTAGGCACCGCAGGCAGGCCGTGTTCAGGAGGATTAAGACTCGCACTGCGTCCACACCCGTTAACACACCCTCCAGACCCCCGTCCAGTGAATTCT TGGACCTAAGTTCAGCCAGTGAAGATGACTTCGACAGTGAGGACAGCGAGCAGGAGCTGAAGGGGTACGCCTGCCGCCACTGCTTCACCACCA CCTCTAAAGATTGGCACCACGGAGGCCGGGAGAACATCCTGCTTTGCACCGACTGTCGCATCCACTTCAAGAAATACGGCGAGCTCCCGCCCATTGAGAAGCCCGTGGACCCGCCACCGTTTATGTTCAAACCCGTCAAGGAAGAGGATGATGGGCTCAGTGGGAAGCATAGCATGAGGACACGGCGGAGTCGGGGCTCG ATGTCGACACTACGCAGTGGTCGGAAGAAGCAGCCAGCCAGCCCTGATGGTCGCACCTCACCCATCAATGAAGACATCCGCTCCAGCGGCCGGAACTCCCCCAGCGCTGCCAGCACCTCCAGCAATGACAGTAAAGCAGAGACAGTGAAGAAGTCGGCCAAG aaggtgaaggaggaagcCTCTTCCCCTCTTAAGAGTAACAAACGCCAGCGGGAGAAGGTGGCCTCTGATACGGAGGAGGCTGACAGGACCAGCTCCAAGAAGACAAAAACGCAG GAGATCAGCAGGCCCAACTCGCCATCTGAAGGTGAGGGAGAGAGTTCAGACAGTCGCAGCGTCAACGATGAGGGTAGCAGTGACCCCAAAGACATCGACCAGGACAATCGCAGCACGTCCCCGAGCATCCCCAGCCCCCAGGACAATGAGAGTGACTCGGACTCATCAGCCCAGCAGCAGATGCTGcaggcccagcccccagccttgcAGGCGCCCACTGGGGTCACCCCAGCTCCCTCCTCAGCTCCTCCAGGGACCCCTCAGCTGCCCACGCCAGGGCCCACGCCCTCTGCCACTGCAGTTCCCCCACAGGGCTCCCCCACGGCCTCCCAGGCCCCTAACCAGCCGCAGGCTCCCACAGCGCCTGTTCCCCACACCCACATCCAACAGGCACCGGCCCTGCACCCCCAGCGGCCGCCCTCACCGCATCCCCCACCGCATCCCTCGCCACAtcccccactgcagcctctgactggGTCGACGGGCCAGCCCTCTGCACCCTCTCATGCCCAGCCCCCCCTGCACAGTCAGGGCCCACCCGGCCCTCACAGCCTGCAGACTGGGCCCCTGCTGCAGCACCCAGGCCCCCCACAGCCCTTTGGcctccctccccaggcctcccAAGGCCAGGCGCCTCTGGGGACCTCCCCAGCAGCAGCGCACCCTCACACCTCCCTGCAGCTGCCAGCCTCTCAGTCAGCGCTGCAGTCCCAACAGCCTCCACGGGAGCAGCCCCTGCCACCAGCGCCCTTGGCCATGCCCCACATCAAGCCCCCGCCGACCACTCCCATCCCCCAGCTGCCGGCGCCACAGGCCCACAAGCACCCTCCCCACCTCTCGGGGCCCTCACCCTTCTCCATGAATGCCAACCTGCCGCCCCCTCCAGCCCTGAAGCCCCTGAGCTCCCTGTCCACACACCACCCCCCGTCGgctcaccccccacccctgcaACTCATGCCTCAGAGCCAGCCATTGCCCTCCTCGCCCGCCCAGCCCCCCGGACTGACCCAGAGCCAGAACCTGCCCCCgcctcctgcctcccaccccccTACAGGCCTCCACCAGGTGGCCCCCCAACCCCCATTTGCTCAGCATCCCTTCGTCCCTGGAGGCCCTCCTCCCATCACCCCTCCGACCTGCCCCTCCACCTCTACCCCACCGGCGGGACCTGGCACCTCGGCCCAGCCACCCTGCTCTGGTGCGGTGGCTTCAGGAGGCAGCATAGCGGGGGGGTCGTCCTGCCCAGTCCCCACCGTCCAGATCAAGGAGGAGGCTCTGGACGACGCTGAGGAGCCTGAGAGCCCCCCTCCGCCACCAAGGAGCCCATCCCCTGAGCCCACTGTGGTGGACACCCCCAGTCACGCCAGCCAGTCAGCTAG GTTCTACAAACACCTGGACCGGGGCTACAACTCGTGTGCCCGGACAGACCTGTACTTCATGCCTCTGGCCGGGTCCAAGCTGGCCAAGAAGAGGGAGGAGGCCATTGAGAAGGCCAAACGCGAGGCTGAGCAGAAAGCCCGAGAGGAGCGAGAgcgggagaaggaaaaggagaaggagcgGGAGCGGGAGCGAGAGCGGGAGCGTGAGGCAGAGCGGGCGGCT AAGGCGTCCAGCTCAGCGCATGAAGGTCGCCTCAGTGACCCCCAGCTCAGTGGTCCTGGCCACATGCGGCCATCCTTCGAGCCACCACCAACCACCATTGCTGCCGTGCCCCCCTACATCGGGCCCGACACACCTGCCCTTCGGACTCTGAGCGAGTACGCCCGGCCCCACGTCATGTCGCCCACCAACCGCAACCACCCCTTCTACATGCCCCTTAACCCCACGGACCCCCTGCTGGCCTACCACATGCCTGGCCTCTACAACGTCGACCCCACCATCCGCGAGCGGGAGCTCCGGGAGCGGGAGATCCGAGAGCGGGAGATCCGGGAGCGGGAGCTGCGGGAGAGGATGAAGCCGGGCTTCGAGGTGAAGCCCCCAGAGCTGGACCCCCTGCACCCAGCCGCCAACCCCATGGAGCACTTTGCCCGGCACAGCGCCCTCACCATCCCCCCGACCGCCGGGCCCCACCCTTTTGCTTCTTTCCACCCGGGCCTGAACCCCttggagagggagagactggcccTGGCGGGCCCCCAGCTGCGGCCCGAGATGAGCTACCCTGACAGACTGGCAGCCGAGCGTATCCACGCAGAGCGCATGGCATCGCTGACCAGCGACCCCCTGGCCCGACTGCAGATGTTCAACGTGACTCCACACCATCACCAGCACTCTCACATtcactcccacctccacctccaccagcaGGACCCCCTCCACCAAG ATCTTAGAAGAGCTCAGCATCCACTACCATCACGGTTTTGCTGTATCACAGTCTCTCCTCGGCCCCGCAGCTCTCCAGAACTGCAAGGCCTCAGACAGCTGCAGCACACGG GTTCAGCAGGCCCCGTTCACCCGCTGGTCGACCCACTGACTGCCGGCCCCCACCTGGCTCGCTTCCCCTACCCGCCTGGCACTCTCCCCAACCCTCTGCTTGGACAGCCCCCCCACGAGCACGAGATGCTTCGCCATCCAGTTTTCG GCACCCCGTACCCCCGAGACCTGCCTGGGGCCATCCCACCCCCGATGTCAGCAGCCCACCAGCTGCAGGCCATGCACGCCCAGTCGGCTGAGCTGCAGAGACTGGCCAtggagcagcagtggctgcatggACACCCCCACATGCATGGTGGCCACCTACCAAGTCAGGAAGATTATTACAG TCGACTGAAGAAAGAAGGTGACAAGCAGttataa
- the RERE gene encoding arginine-glutamic acid dipeptide repeats protein isoform X13: MFKPVKEEDDGLSGKHSMRTRRSRGSMSTLRSGRKKQPASPDGRTSPINEDIRSSGRNSPSAASTSSNDSKAETVKKSAKKVKEEASSPLKSNKRQREKVASDTEEADRTSSKKTKTQEISRPNSPSEGEGESSDSRSVNDEGSSDPKDIDQDNRSTSPSIPSPQDNESDSDSSAQQQMLQAQPPALQAPTGVTPAPSSAPPGTPQLPTPGPTPSATAVPPQGSPTASQAPNQPQAPTAPVPHTHIQQAPALHPQRPPSPHPPPHPSPHPPLQPLTGSTGQPSAPSHAQPPLHSQGPPGPHSLQTGPLLQHPGPPQPFGLPPQASQGQAPLGTSPAAAHPHTSLQLPASQSALQSQQPPREQPLPPAPLAMPHIKPPPTTPIPQLPAPQAHKHPPHLSGPSPFSMNANLPPPPALKPLSSLSTHHPPSAHPPPLQLMPQSQPLPSSPAQPPGLTQSQNLPPPPASHPPTGLHQVAPQPPFAQHPFVPGGPPPITPPTCPSTSTPPAGPGTSAQPPCSGAVASGGSIAGGSSCPVPTVQIKEEALDDAEEPESPPPPPRSPSPEPTVVDTPSHASQSARFYKHLDRGYNSCARTDLYFMPLAGSKLAKKREEAIEKAKREAEQKAREEREREKEKEKEREREREREREAERAAKASSSAHEGRLSDPQLSGPGHMRPSFEPPPTTIAAVPPYIGPDTPALRTLSEYARPHVMSPTNRNHPFYMPLNPTDPLLAYHMPGLYNVDPTIRERELREREIREREIRERELRERMKPGFEVKPPELDPLHPAANPMEHFARHSALTIPPTAGPHPFASFHPGLNPLERERLALAGPQLRPEMSYPDRLAAERIHAERMASLTSDPLARLQMFNVTPHHHQHSHIHSHLHLHQQDPLHQGSAGPVHPLVDPLTAGPHLARFPYPPGTLPNPLLGQPPHEHEMLRHPVFGTPYPRDLPGAIPPPMSAAHQLQAMHAQSAELQRLAMEQQWLHGHPHMHGGHLPSQEDYYSRLKKEGDKQL; this comes from the exons ATGTTCAAACCCGTCAAGGAAGAGGATGATGGGCTCAGTGGGAAGCATAGCATGAGGACACGGCGGAGTCGGGGCTCG ATGTCGACACTACGCAGTGGTCGGAAGAAGCAGCCAGCCAGCCCTGATGGTCGCACCTCACCCATCAATGAAGACATCCGCTCCAGCGGCCGGAACTCCCCCAGCGCTGCCAGCACCTCCAGCAATGACAGTAAAGCAGAGACAGTGAAGAAGTCGGCCAAG aaggtgaaggaggaagcCTCTTCCCCTCTTAAGAGTAACAAACGCCAGCGGGAGAAGGTGGCCTCTGATACGGAGGAGGCTGACAGGACCAGCTCCAAGAAGACAAAAACGCAG GAGATCAGCAGGCCCAACTCGCCATCTGAAGGTGAGGGAGAGAGTTCAGACAGTCGCAGCGTCAACGATGAGGGTAGCAGTGACCCCAAAGACATCGACCAGGACAATCGCAGCACGTCCCCGAGCATCCCCAGCCCCCAGGACAATGAGAGTGACTCGGACTCATCAGCCCAGCAGCAGATGCTGcaggcccagcccccagccttgcAGGCGCCCACTGGGGTCACCCCAGCTCCCTCCTCAGCTCCTCCAGGGACCCCTCAGCTGCCCACGCCAGGGCCCACGCCCTCTGCCACTGCAGTTCCCCCACAGGGCTCCCCCACGGCCTCCCAGGCCCCTAACCAGCCGCAGGCTCCCACAGCGCCTGTTCCCCACACCCACATCCAACAGGCACCGGCCCTGCACCCCCAGCGGCCGCCCTCACCGCATCCCCCACCGCATCCCTCGCCACAtcccccactgcagcctctgactggGTCGACGGGCCAGCCCTCTGCACCCTCTCATGCCCAGCCCCCCCTGCACAGTCAGGGCCCACCCGGCCCTCACAGCCTGCAGACTGGGCCCCTGCTGCAGCACCCAGGCCCCCCACAGCCCTTTGGcctccctccccaggcctcccAAGGCCAGGCGCCTCTGGGGACCTCCCCAGCAGCAGCGCACCCTCACACCTCCCTGCAGCTGCCAGCCTCTCAGTCAGCGCTGCAGTCCCAACAGCCTCCACGGGAGCAGCCCCTGCCACCAGCGCCCTTGGCCATGCCCCACATCAAGCCCCCGCCGACCACTCCCATCCCCCAGCTGCCGGCGCCACAGGCCCACAAGCACCCTCCCCACCTCTCGGGGCCCTCACCCTTCTCCATGAATGCCAACCTGCCGCCCCCTCCAGCCCTGAAGCCCCTGAGCTCCCTGTCCACACACCACCCCCCGTCGgctcaccccccacccctgcaACTCATGCCTCAGAGCCAGCCATTGCCCTCCTCGCCCGCCCAGCCCCCCGGACTGACCCAGAGCCAGAACCTGCCCCCgcctcctgcctcccaccccccTACAGGCCTCCACCAGGTGGCCCCCCAACCCCCATTTGCTCAGCATCCCTTCGTCCCTGGAGGCCCTCCTCCCATCACCCCTCCGACCTGCCCCTCCACCTCTACCCCACCGGCGGGACCTGGCACCTCGGCCCAGCCACCCTGCTCTGGTGCGGTGGCTTCAGGAGGCAGCATAGCGGGGGGGTCGTCCTGCCCAGTCCCCACCGTCCAGATCAAGGAGGAGGCTCTGGACGACGCTGAGGAGCCTGAGAGCCCCCCTCCGCCACCAAGGAGCCCATCCCCTGAGCCCACTGTGGTGGACACCCCCAGTCACGCCAGCCAGTCAGCTAG GTTCTACAAACACCTGGACCGGGGCTACAACTCGTGTGCCCGGACAGACCTGTACTTCATGCCTCTGGCCGGGTCCAAGCTGGCCAAGAAGAGGGAGGAGGCCATTGAGAAGGCCAAACGCGAGGCTGAGCAGAAAGCCCGAGAGGAGCGAGAgcgggagaaggaaaaggagaaggagcgGGAGCGGGAGCGAGAGCGGGAGCGTGAGGCAGAGCGGGCGGCT AAGGCGTCCAGCTCAGCGCATGAAGGTCGCCTCAGTGACCCCCAGCTCAGTGGTCCTGGCCACATGCGGCCATCCTTCGAGCCACCACCAACCACCATTGCTGCCGTGCCCCCCTACATCGGGCCCGACACACCTGCCCTTCGGACTCTGAGCGAGTACGCCCGGCCCCACGTCATGTCGCCCACCAACCGCAACCACCCCTTCTACATGCCCCTTAACCCCACGGACCCCCTGCTGGCCTACCACATGCCTGGCCTCTACAACGTCGACCCCACCATCCGCGAGCGGGAGCTCCGGGAGCGGGAGATCCGAGAGCGGGAGATCCGGGAGCGGGAGCTGCGGGAGAGGATGAAGCCGGGCTTCGAGGTGAAGCCCCCAGAGCTGGACCCCCTGCACCCAGCCGCCAACCCCATGGAGCACTTTGCCCGGCACAGCGCCCTCACCATCCCCCCGACCGCCGGGCCCCACCCTTTTGCTTCTTTCCACCCGGGCCTGAACCCCttggagagggagagactggcccTGGCGGGCCCCCAGCTGCGGCCCGAGATGAGCTACCCTGACAGACTGGCAGCCGAGCGTATCCACGCAGAGCGCATGGCATCGCTGACCAGCGACCCCCTGGCCCGACTGCAGATGTTCAACGTGACTCCACACCATCACCAGCACTCTCACATtcactcccacctccacctccaccagcaGGACCCCCTCCACCAAG GTTCAGCAGGCCCCGTTCACCCGCTGGTCGACCCACTGACTGCCGGCCCCCACCTGGCTCGCTTCCCCTACCCGCCTGGCACTCTCCCCAACCCTCTGCTTGGACAGCCCCCCCACGAGCACGAGATGCTTCGCCATCCAGTTTTCG GCACCCCGTACCCCCGAGACCTGCCTGGGGCCATCCCACCCCCGATGTCAGCAGCCCACCAGCTGCAGGCCATGCACGCCCAGTCGGCTGAGCTGCAGAGACTGGCCAtggagcagcagtggctgcatggACACCCCCACATGCATGGTGGCCACCTACCAAGTCAGGAAGATTATTACAG TCGACTGAAGAAAGAAGGTGACAAGCAGttataa